In Sulfitobacter sp. M39, the following proteins share a genomic window:
- the ald gene encoding alanine dehydrogenase produces the protein MKIGCPKEIKPQEFRVGMTPNAAYEAVNKGHEVVIEAGAGIGAGFDDAAYTDAGATILATAQEVFDSADMIVKVKEPQAVERKMLREGQILFTYLHLAPDPEQTKDLLASGATCIAYETVTDRNGGLPLLAPMSEVAGRLAPQVGAWTLQKANGGRGVLMGGVPGVGPARVVVIGGGVVGTHAARIAAGMGADVTVLDRSLPRLRYLDDIYGGVFNTSYASAGNTIELAREADMIIGAVLIPGAAAPKLISRAQLSELKPGAALVDVAIDQGGCFETSKATTHQDPVYEVDGIMHYCVANMPGAVARTSTIALGNATMPFMLALADKGWKQACADDPHLKAGLNVHAGQLTYAAVAEALGMEAITADQAIAG, from the coding sequence ATGAAAATCGGTTGCCCCAAAGAAATCAAGCCACAGGAATTCCGCGTCGGCATGACCCCGAATGCCGCTTACGAGGCGGTGAACAAGGGACATGAGGTTGTTATCGAAGCAGGTGCCGGCATCGGCGCTGGTTTTGATGACGCCGCCTATACCGACGCAGGCGCGACGATCCTTGCCACCGCGCAAGAGGTCTTCGACAGCGCCGACATGATCGTCAAGGTCAAGGAACCCCAGGCGGTTGAACGCAAGATGCTGCGCGAAGGACAGATCCTGTTCACGTATCTGCACCTCGCCCCCGACCCCGAACAGACCAAGGATCTTCTGGCCTCCGGTGCGACTTGTATCGCCTATGAAACCGTCACCGACCGCAATGGCGGCTTGCCACTGCTTGCGCCAATGTCCGAAGTCGCCGGTCGTCTGGCCCCGCAGGTGGGCGCATGGACGCTGCAAAAAGCCAACGGTGGGCGCGGCGTGCTGATGGGCGGCGTTCCCGGCGTTGGTCCGGCGCGCGTGGTCGTCATCGGCGGCGGTGTTGTCGGCACACACGCCGCACGGATTGCCGCTGGTATGGGTGCGGATGTCACCGTGCTTGACCGGTCCCTGCCCCGTTTGCGCTATCTGGACGACATCTATGGTGGCGTATTCAACACTTCTTACGCCTCGGCGGGCAATACGATCGAACTGGCGCGCGAGGCCGATATGATCATCGGTGCCGTCCTGATCCCCGGTGCCGCCGCCCCCAAGCTGATCAGCCGCGCGCAACTGTCCGAGCTCAAGCCCGGCGCGGCGCTGGTGGACGTAGCGATTGACCAAGGTGGCTGCTTTGAAACCTCGAAAGCGACCACCCACCAAGACCCCGTATACGAAGTGGACGGCATTATGCACTACTGCGTTGCCAACATGCCCGGTGCCGTGGCGCGGACATCGACCATCGCGCTTGGCAACGCCACGATGCCGTTCATGCTGGCACTGGCGGATAAAGGCTGGAAGCAAGCCTGCGCCGACGATCCCCACCTCAA
- a CDS encoding Lrp/AsnC family transcriptional regulator, with amino-acid sequence MSLDDIDRRILTALQRNGRMSNSDLSEKVHLSPSACHRRVQRLEAEGYIRDYVALLNPRKMGVPTTVFVEITLQGQADEVLDAFEKAVARIPDVLECHLMAGAADYLLKVVAENTEDFARIHRQHLARLPGVGQMQSSFALRTVCNTTALPVG; translated from the coding sequence ATGAGTCTAGACGACATCGATCGCCGCATCCTTACTGCCCTTCAACGCAATGGGCGGATGTCGAACTCTGACCTATCTGAAAAGGTACATCTGTCGCCGTCGGCCTGTCATCGGCGCGTGCAGCGGCTGGAGGCCGAAGGGTATATCCGTGATTACGTCGCCCTGCTGAACCCGCGCAAGATGGGCGTCCCCACGACGGTGTTTGTCGAGATCACCCTACAAGGCCAAGCGGACGAGGTGCTGGACGCCTTTGAAAAAGCGGTCGCGCGTATTCCCGATGTGCTGGAATGTCACCTGATGGCGGGGGCCGCGGATTACCTGCTTAAGGTCGTGGCCGAAAATACCGAGGATTTCGCCCGCATCCATCGCCAGCATCTGGCGCGGTTGCCCGGTGTGGGGCAGATGCAATCCAGCTTTGCGCTGCGCACGGTGTGCAACACCACAGCGCTGCCAGTCGGTTAA